In Streptococcus parapneumoniae, the genomic stretch TGTCTTGTATTTGTTTTTGCCATCATAGTTGACTGTAATGGTTCCTGCACCGAAATTAACCTTGCTACCCACTTCACAGTTTCCGATATAAGTCAAATGACCAGCCTTGGTATTCTCACCGATAGAAGAACCTTTCACCTCAACAAAGTTTCCAATATGTGCTTGGTTAGCGATACTTGAACCTGGACGAATGTGGGCATAAGGACCGACTGTCACGTCGTCTGCAACACTACTTTCCTCAATCATAGAATTGGTAATGATCGCTCCTGCTCCGATAGTGCTGTCCACTACATAAGTACCGTTTGTCAAAACAGTCTCAGCACCAATTTTCGTTTGCCCCTTCAAGGTAACATTGGCTTCGATTTGAACTTCGGGAGCAATCTCAACATCAATATCGATATAAGTTGCTTCTGGATTGACAAAGCTAACACCATTGATCATGTGTTGATGATTGATGCGACGACGCATAACCGACTCAGCAGTCGCAAGAGCCACACGATCATTTACCCCAAGACTTTCATCAAAATCTTTCAAAGTATAGGCTCCAACTTTTTCACCAGCTTCACGGAAAATGCCGATGACATCAGTTATATAGTATTCACCTTGAGCATTGTTGGTATTGATATTTTTCAAAGCCTCAAACAAACGTTCGTTGTCAAAAACGTAAGTTCCAGTGTTAATTTCCTTGATTTGCTTTTCAAAATCTGTAGCATCCTTCTGCTCAACAATGCGAAGAACCTCAGCATTGTCATTACGTACAATTCGCCCATAGCCAAAAGGATTATCTGTTTCAGCAGTCAAGATAGTGGCCACATTTTTATGATTGATGTGGAAATCAATCAAGTTTTTCAAGCT encodes the following:
- the glmU gene encoding bifunctional UDP-N-acetylglucosamine diphosphorylase/glucosamine-1-phosphate N-acetyltransferase GlmU, whose translation is MSNFAIILAAGKGTRMKSDLPKVLHKVAGISMLEHVFRSVGAIQPEKTVTVVGHKAELVEEVLAGQTEFVTQSEQLGTGHAVMMTEPILEGLSGHTLVIAGDTPLITGESLKNLIDFHINHKNVATILTAETDNPFGYGRIVRNDNAEVLRIVEQKDATDFEKQIKEINTGTYVFDNERLFEALKNINTNNAQGEYYITDVIGIFREAGEKVGAYTLKDFDESLGVNDRVALATAESVMRRRINHQHMINGVSFVNPEATYIDIDVEIAPEVQIEANVTLKGQTKIGAETVLTNGTYVVDSTIGAGAIITNSMIEESSVADDVTVGPYAHIRPGSSIANQAHIGNFVEVKGSSIGENTKAGHLTYIGNCEVGSKVNFGAGTITVNYDGKNKYKTIIGNNVFVGSNSTIIAPVELGDNSLVGAGSTITKDVPADAIAIGRGRQVNKDEYATRLPHHPNNQ